The proteins below come from a single Paroceanicella profunda genomic window:
- a CDS encoding superoxide dismutase family protein, whose protein sequence is MNRRCLALIASGALAGLAAVPAAAADATAKFVTADGSDAGSAELTATGSGVLISAEVTGLPADSWVAFHIHETGTCDPATGFKSAGGHFNPLGAQHGLLAEGGPHAGDMPNQYVGADGVLHAQVLDPFVTLVDGDTDVRGLAIVIHDGTDDYVSQPSGDAGNRIACAVIE, encoded by the coding sequence ATGAACCGCAGATGTCTCGCCCTGATCGCCTCCGGCGCCCTCGCCGGTCTCGCAGCCGTGCCGGCCGCCGCAGCGGACGCGACGGCGAAATTCGTGACCGCCGATGGCAGCGATGCCGGCTCTGCCGAGCTCACCGCCACCGGGTCCGGCGTGCTGATCTCCGCGGAGGTGACCGGGCTTCCCGCCGACAGCTGGGTGGCCTTCCACATCCACGAGACCGGCACCTGCGACCCCGCGACCGGCTTCAAGTCCGCCGGCGGGCACTTCAACCCGCTGGGCGCGCAGCACGGCCTGCTGGCGGAAGGCGGCCCGCACGCCGGCGACATGCCCAACCAGTACGTCGGCGCCGACGGCGTGCTGCACGCGCAGGTGCTGGACCCGTTCGTGACCCTGGTGGACGGCGACACCGACGTGCGCGGCCTTGCCATCGTCATCCATGACGGCACGGACGATTACGTCTCCCAGCCCTCGGGCGACGCGGGCAACCGCATCGCCTGCGCCGTCATCGAGTGA
- a CDS encoding formate/nitrite transporter family protein — protein sequence MSDTSPPKTAPSPATAAGPKAGSPPDLTSDPTGRPGAGSGEALVRDGREEEEVRDRARLRAPIVYEILRRDGEDELDRPMASLWWSGVAAGLSIGFSPLSEALLRSHLPDAAWRPLIENFGYAVGFLIVILARQQLFTENTIAAVLPICSSPTRKAFGKMLRLWGIVFAANMVGAVVFSAFLVWSGLLSGEVMEALVEISREAVAPGPGALVIRGIAAGWLIASVVWILPSAENSRMLVIVLITYLIGLGEFAHVVAGSVEASVLVLHDGASVVSSVVLFILPALLGNIIGGTALFSLLAYGQVHHELR from the coding sequence ATGTCCGACACATCCCCCCCAAAGACTGCACCCTCCCCCGCCACAGCCGCCGGCCCGAAGGCCGGCAGCCCCCCCGACCTCACCTCGGACCCCACCGGCCGCCCCGGTGCGGGCTCCGGCGAAGCCCTCGTGCGCGACGGGCGCGAGGAGGAGGAGGTGCGCGACCGCGCCCGCCTCCGCGCGCCGATCGTCTACGAGATCCTGCGCCGGGACGGGGAGGACGAGCTGGACCGCCCGATGGCCTCGCTGTGGTGGTCGGGCGTGGCCGCGGGGCTGAGCATCGGCTTCTCGCCGCTCAGCGAGGCGCTGCTGCGCAGCCATCTTCCGGACGCGGCCTGGCGGCCGCTCATCGAGAATTTCGGCTATGCCGTGGGCTTTCTCATCGTGATCCTGGCGCGCCAGCAACTGTTCACCGAGAACACCATCGCGGCGGTGCTGCCGATCTGTTCCTCGCCCACGCGCAAGGCCTTCGGCAAGATGCTGCGGCTCTGGGGCATCGTGTTCGCGGCGAACATGGTGGGCGCGGTGGTGTTCTCGGCCTTCCTGGTCTGGTCCGGGCTGCTGAGCGGCGAGGTGATGGAGGCGCTGGTCGAGATCTCGCGGGAGGCGGTGGCCCCGGGGCCGGGCGCACTGGTGATCCGCGGCATCGCGGCGGGCTGGCTCATCGCCTCGGTGGTGTGGATCCTGCCGAGCGCGGAGAATTCGCGCATGCTGGTGATCGTGCTGATCACCTACCTGATCGGGCTGGGCGAGTTCGCCCATGTGGTGGCGGGCTCGGTGGAGGCCAGCGTGCTGGTGCTGCATGACGGGGCCTCGGTGGTCTCCAGCGTGGTCCTGTTCATCCTGCCCGCACTGCTGGGCAACATCATCGGCGGCACGGCGCTGTTCTCGCTGCTCGCCTACGGGCAGGTGCACCACGAACTCCGGTGA